In Mongoliitalea daihaiensis, one DNA window encodes the following:
- a CDS encoding RagB/SusD family nutrient uptake outer membrane protein has product MKRSQHTLAALFLSLILVIGVSCETEFTNPNAPTDAQVLNSREGLFALGVGIKQVYSTSGIRFMVENNAVTTREAAITTTFINMIELEEGGDALQDFNANVEGLWATMLRVMSMSEDLIQGAERVDLAPSTRANLIAYGSWFKAMAIGALTQNYSQVVIQTNRNNQAQFVTREQAYQEAIRLLEVARTNLAGDISTEFSNALLRGNIDIRNAVNAYLARFNLFAGNYDAAITAANAVNRASTSVFAYDQLNQNPVWARVFLNNAPNFRPRDNFGLPAIFNLDPADGRFEFYLVPSEAVNINGFPLETLAGFFTTDTGPIPVYLPGEMPLIIAEANLRKPSPDMAAAVAAINEVRTKTNDPFGINAGLSPYTGAMTIEALLNEVYVNRRLELFLTGVSLADSRRFNRPAPTGSRQFQEERNRNFYPFPLRERNNNPNTPANPPI; this is encoded by the coding sequence ATGAAACGATCTCAACATACATTGGCAGCTCTATTCCTAAGCCTGATTTTGGTGATAGGCGTCAGCTGCGAAACCGAATTTACGAATCCCAATGCACCCACAGATGCACAGGTGCTCAACTCAAGGGAGGGTCTGTTTGCACTTGGCGTGGGAATCAAACAAGTGTATTCCACATCTGGCATTCGATTTATGGTAGAAAATAATGCAGTAACCACACGAGAAGCTGCCATTACGACGACTTTTATCAATATGATAGAATTGGAGGAAGGTGGAGATGCCTTGCAGGACTTCAATGCCAACGTGGAAGGCCTTTGGGCTACCATGTTGCGGGTAATGTCCATGAGCGAAGATTTGATTCAAGGGGCTGAGCGAGTTGATTTAGCACCAAGTACACGAGCAAATCTAATTGCCTATGGCTCTTGGTTTAAGGCGATGGCTATTGGCGCATTGACCCAAAACTATAGCCAAGTAGTTATTCAGACCAATCGAAACAATCAAGCACAGTTTGTTACAAGAGAACAGGCCTATCAAGAAGCTATCCGCCTATTGGAAGTGGCAAGAACCAACCTTGCAGGAGATATCAGTACGGAGTTTAGCAATGCCCTGCTTCGTGGCAATATTGACATACGAAATGCTGTCAATGCGTATTTAGCCCGATTCAATTTATTTGCTGGGAATTATGATGCTGCGATTACAGCGGCTAATGCAGTGAATAGAGCATCTACTTCCGTATTTGCATACGATCAATTGAATCAGAACCCGGTGTGGGCACGTGTTTTCTTAAACAATGCTCCTAATTTTAGACCACGAGATAATTTTGGTCTACCGGCTATTTTCAATTTGGACCCAGCCGATGGAAGGTTTGAGTTTTACTTAGTCCCTTCTGAGGCGGTCAATATCAACGGATTCCCCTTAGAAACATTGGCAGGATTTTTCACTACAGATACGGGTCCGATTCCTGTGTATTTGCCTGGTGAAATGCCTCTCATCATTGCAGAAGCAAATTTGAGAAAGCCTTCTCCGGATATGGCGGCAGCAGTAGCTGCGATCAATGAAGTGCGAACCAAGACTAATGATCCATTTGGAATCAATGCTGGCCTTAGTCCATACACTGGTGCAATGACCATCGAAGCTTTATTAAATGAAGTGTATGTCAATAGAAGGTTGGAATTGTTCCTAACAGGGGTGAGTTTGGCCGATAGTAGAAGATTCAATCGTCCTGCTCCAACGGGTTCTCGACAGTTTCAAGAAGAAAGAAATAGAAATTTCTATCCTTTCCCCTTACGTGAACGAAACAACAACCCGAACACACCAGCCAATCCACCTATTTAA
- a CDS encoding class I SAM-dependent methyltransferase: MSQTIESWKANAKEWIHIVHTNSIPSRAITNPAIMATVLQSCHGKSVLDLGCGEGWLCRALQKEGLRTFGIDGTWDLIEAAKKQGLSDSFECLSFEEIIAWSKKKITYPLLDQLANQPFDGLIFNFCLYGDVDSEALLRAVQPLVRQDGKVYIQTLHPLAMLAMGLRYESQWMADAWKGLPGNFTNGHPWYARTLQDWMLLFRNSGFQLQQLLEPQGKELNQPSSIIFVLSSLPK, from the coding sequence ATGAGTCAAACAATTGAAAGCTGGAAGGCAAATGCAAAGGAGTGGATTCATATTGTGCATACCAACAGCATTCCTTCAAGGGCAATCACCAATCCAGCCATCATGGCAACAGTGCTACAAAGCTGCCATGGGAAGAGTGTCCTAGATCTTGGTTGTGGAGAGGGATGGCTTTGCCGCGCACTGCAAAAGGAGGGTTTACGGACCTTTGGCATTGATGGTACATGGGACTTAATTGAAGCGGCTAAAAAACAGGGTTTGTCAGACTCTTTTGAATGCTTGAGTTTTGAAGAGATCATTGCTTGGTCCAAAAAGAAAATCACATATCCATTGTTGGATCAATTGGCTAATCAGCCTTTCGATGGCTTGATATTTAATTTTTGCTTGTATGGGGATGTTGATTCGGAAGCACTGCTGCGTGCAGTACAACCGTTGGTAAGGCAAGATGGAAAAGTCTACATCCAAACCCTCCATCCCTTAGCGATGCTTGCAATGGGGTTGCGGTATGAAAGTCAGTGGATGGCAGATGCTTGGAAAGGATTGCCTGGGAATTTCACAAATGGACATCCTTGGTATGCCCGTACGCTACAGGACTGGATGTTGCTTTTTAGAAATTCTGGTTTTCAATTACAGCAGTTGTTAGAGCCACAAGGAAAGGAGCTTAACCAACCCTCCAGTATAATCTTTGTACTCTCGAGTCTGCCAAAGTAA
- a CDS encoding S8 family peptidase: MFTKKYAQWPTKWGAFLLGLVFLAASCQEKQEDRSMILDADMASIDKLEGPIPGKYIVVLHEETLNFRKSDNYELVQAGMREVASGILSRYDVADEAVDVVFGNLMPGFAVSLTDNQVALLKNDPAVHYIEQDGYVHAYSTTQTNATWGLDRIDQRSLPLNGTYTYTSTGQGVTAYIIDTGIRTDHVEFGGRAQRGFDAFGGNSEDCNGHGTHVAGTVGGTTYGVAKNVTLVGVRVLDCRGSGSFSGVIAGMDWVAAQANGPTVANMSLGGGSSTSVNDAVARMYDAGVPVIVAAGNSNANACNASPAGAPRAYTVGSTVNNDTRSSFSNFGNCVDIFAPGSSITAAWHTSSTAINTISGTSMASPHVAGVAALFLQGSPSASAQAVYNFLTETSTKNVVTNSSSVNNHMLYSLGSGSTTPDPEPEPENPTPDPEPEPEEPADGIQLSGSGTKVQGRWRASLSWSGAASAQVDIFRNGTKIATVSNSGSYTDQTNFRGGGSLTYTVCEAGSNNCSSAVTINF; this comes from the coding sequence ATGTTTACAAAAAAATACGCTCAATGGCCAACCAAATGGGGAGCATTTCTTCTTGGTTTGGTCTTTCTCGCAGCTTCTTGTCAGGAAAAACAAGAAGACCGATCCATGATTCTTGATGCAGACATGGCATCTATCGACAAACTGGAAGGTCCCATTCCAGGCAAATACATTGTAGTCCTCCATGAGGAAACCTTGAATTTTAGAAAATCTGACAACTATGAGCTTGTACAAGCAGGTATGCGTGAAGTTGCTAGTGGTATCTTATCCCGCTATGATGTTGCGGATGAAGCAGTAGATGTAGTATTTGGTAACTTGATGCCTGGATTTGCTGTTTCCTTAACAGATAATCAGGTAGCTTTATTAAAAAATGATCCAGCAGTACATTATATCGAGCAAGATGGGTATGTACACGCTTATTCAACTACCCAAACGAATGCTACCTGGGGTTTGGATAGAATCGATCAGCGTAGCCTACCTTTAAATGGTACATATACCTACACTTCCACAGGTCAAGGAGTAACAGCATATATTATCGATACAGGTATTCGTACCGATCATGTGGAATTTGGCGGAAGAGCTCAAAGAGGCTTCGATGCATTTGGAGGTAATTCAGAAGATTGCAATGGTCACGGAACTCACGTGGCAGGGACCGTAGGTGGTACCACCTATGGCGTTGCAAAAAATGTAACCTTGGTTGGTGTGCGCGTATTGGATTGCAGAGGTTCAGGTTCTTTTAGTGGTGTGATCGCTGGTATGGACTGGGTAGCAGCGCAAGCAAATGGGCCTACTGTAGCAAACATGTCTTTAGGTGGCGGTAGCAGTACTTCTGTAAATGATGCGGTTGCCAGAATGTACGATGCAGGGGTTCCTGTGATAGTGGCCGCTGGAAACAGCAATGCCAATGCATGCAATGCATCTCCTGCTGGAGCTCCTAGAGCCTATACTGTGGGTTCCACCGTTAACAATGACACTCGCTCTTCTTTCTCCAACTTTGGAAATTGCGTGGACATTTTTGCTCCAGGTTCATCTATTACAGCTGCTTGGCATACAAGTTCTACAGCTATCAATACGATTTCTGGAACATCCATGGCCTCTCCTCACGTAGCTGGTGTAGCAGCCTTATTCTTGCAAGGAAGTCCTTCAGCTAGTGCTCAAGCAGTTTATAATTTCTTAACTGAAACCTCTACCAAGAATGTTGTAACTAATTCAAGTTCTGTAAATAACCATATGTTGTATTCCTTGGGAAGTGGCAGCACTACTCCTGATCCAGAGCCAGAACCTGAAAATCCAACTCCAGATCCAGAACCAGAGCCTGAGGAGCCTGCTGACGGTATTCAGCTGAGCGGTTCAGGTACAAAAGTACAAGGACGTTGGAGAGCTTCTTTAAGCTGGTCAGGTGCGGCTAGTGCACAAGTAGACATCTTCCGAAATGGTACTAAAATTGCAACAGTCAGCAATTCTGGCAGCTACACAGATCAGACCAACTTTAGAGGTGGTGGATCATTAACTTACACCGTTTGTGAAGCTGGAAGCAACAATTGTTCGAGCGCAGTCACCATAAATTTCTAA
- a CDS encoding ROK family protein, translating to MKILTLDVGGTNIKAKIEGPEDRRKFPSGTHITPEIMVSGVQEMVSDWEFDVISIGFPGIIKGGKIINEPANLGNGWAGFDFEKTFGKPVKLMNDAAMQALGSYQGSGVLLFLGLGTGLGSAVVVDGTVLPMELAHLSYRSGTFEDYVGFRGMEKYGKEEWQQHVFAVVERFKAAFLPDDIVLGGGKSKYLTEVPQGCRLGNNKLAYEGGFRLWT from the coding sequence TTGAAAATACTCACATTAGACGTAGGCGGAACCAATATTAAAGCAAAAATTGAAGGACCGGAAGATCGGAGAAAGTTTCCTTCCGGCACACATATCACACCCGAAATCATGGTTTCCGGAGTTCAGGAAATGGTCAGCGATTGGGAATTTGACGTCATATCTATCGGATTTCCCGGGATCATTAAGGGAGGAAAAATCATCAACGAACCAGCAAATTTGGGCAATGGATGGGCAGGATTTGATTTTGAAAAAACTTTTGGCAAACCTGTCAAATTAATGAACGATGCAGCTATGCAGGCCTTGGGGTCCTATCAAGGATCAGGAGTCTTATTGTTTTTAGGATTGGGAACCGGTTTGGGTTCAGCGGTGGTGGTTGATGGCACTGTGCTCCCGATGGAATTGGCACATTTGAGTTATAGAAGCGGCACATTTGAAGACTATGTAGGTTTCCGTGGGATGGAAAAATATGGAAAAGAAGAATGGCAGCAGCATGTCTTTGCGGTGGTAGAGCGATTCAAAGCAGCTTTTCTTCCGGATGATATTGTTTTGGGTGGTGGCAAATCCAAGTACTTGACAGAAGTGCCCCAAGGCTGTAGACTGGGTAACAATAAGCTTGCCTATGAGGGCGGTTTCAGACTATGGACCTAA